In Chloroflexota bacterium, a single window of DNA contains:
- a CDS encoding (2Fe-2S)-binding protein — translation MTKERIKMILNGSPTVIEVEPDMLLVDVLRDHLGLKGTKIGCGKGDCGACTVIMDGKAVASCLIPVGKAKGTHIMTVEGLGTAERLHPLQKAFIEEGAVQCGFCTPGMLMTAKALLDENSRPTRPEIRLAISGNLCRCTGYQKIIKAIEAAAEVLSVQAKKE, via the coding sequence ATGACTAAAGAGAGGATCAAAATGATACTGAACGGCTCCCCAACGGTGATTGAGGTAGAGCCGGATATGCTTTTGGTGGATGTACTGCGCGATCATTTGGGGCTGAAGGGAACCAAGATTGGCTGTGGCAAGGGCGATTGTGGCGCCTGTACGGTCATCATGGACGGCAAGGCCGTTGCCTCCTGCCTGATACCGGTCGGCAAAGCGAAGGGAACTCATATAATGACCGTAGAAGGGCTAGGGACAGCGGAAAGGCTGCATCCCCTCCAGAAGGCCTTCATCGAGGAGGGGGCGGTCCAGTGTGGCTTCTGCACGCCGGGGATGTTGATGACGGCGAAGGCGCTTCTCGATGAGAACTCTCGCCCCACGCGGCCGGAGATCAGGCTGGCCATCTCCGGTAACCTCTGCCGTTGTACCGGCTACCAGAAGATCATCAAGGCCATAGAGGCAGCCGCAGAGGTGCTGTCTGTTCAGGCGAAGAAGGAGTGA